The Lycium ferocissimum isolate CSIRO_LF1 chromosome 10, AGI_CSIRO_Lferr_CH_V1, whole genome shotgun sequence genome window below encodes:
- the LOC132034483 gene encoding small ribosomal subunit protein bS1c-like, producing the protein MASLTQQFVGLKCPPITTRRLQSKKLMTHKANTSRIVAQAAAVVQNAQTRERLKLKEMFEDAYERCRTTPMEGVAFTIDDFHSALEKYDFDSEVGTKVKGTVFSVDANGALVDITAKSSAYLPVREASLHTIKHVEEAGIFPGLREEFVVVGENEADDSLVLSLRSIQYDLAWERCRQLQAEDVVVKGKVVGANKGGVVALVEGLRGFVPFSQISSKSTAEELLEKELPLKFVEVDEEQSRLVLSNRKAMADSQAQLGIGSVVLGTVQSLKPYGAFIDIGGINGLLHVSQISHDRVSDIATVLQPGDTLKVMILSHDRERGRVSLSTKKLEPTPGDMIRNPKLVFEKAEEMAQTFRQRIAQAEAMARADMLRFQPESGLTLNSDGILGPLTSELPEDGLDLSEIPPAEDL; encoded by the exons ATGGCATCTTTGACACAGCAATTTGTTGGGTTGAAATGCCCACCAATTACAACAAGAAGGCTTCAATCCAAGAAGCTTATGACCCATAAGGCAAACACATCAAGAATAGTAGCACAAGCTGCAGCAGTGGTCCAAAATGCACAAACAAGAGAAAGGCTAAAACTTAAAGAGATGTTTGAGGATGCTTATGAAAGATGCAGGACTACACCTATGGAAGGGGTTGCTTTTACTATTGATGACTTTCACTCTGCCCttgaaaaatatgattttgaCTCTGAAGTTGGTACCAAG GTCAAAGGAACAGTTTTTTCTGTAGATGCTAATGGAGCTCTAGTCGACATCACTGCAAAATCATCAGCATACTTGCCTGTACGAGAGGCTTCACTTCACACCATCAAACATGTAGAGGAAGCCGGAATATTTCCTGGCTTGCGTGAGGAGTTTGTGGTAGTTGGTGAAAATGAAGCTGACGATAGTTTGGTTTTGAGCTTGCGTTCAATTCAATATGACCTTGCATGGGAGAGATGCAGGCAGCTACAAGCTGAAGATGTTGTCGTCAAAGGCAAG GTGGTTGGTGCAAATAAAGGTGGAGTGGTGGCTCTGGTGGAGGGTCTTCGTGGTTTCGTTCCATTCTCGCAGATATCATCG AAATCAACTGCAGAGGAGCTTTTGGAAAAGGAGCTTCCTTTGAAGTTTGTTGAGGTTGATGAAGAGCAATCCAGACTTGTTCTCAGCAACCGTAAGGCCATGGCTGATAGTCAGGCACAATTGGGAATAGGCTCAGTCGTTCTTGGAACTGTTCAGAGCTTGAAACCATATGGTGCCTTCATTGACATTGGTGGGATCAATGGCCTTCTTCATGTGAGCCAGATCAGTCATGATCGTGTCTCAGATATTGCAACTGTCCTCCAGCCTGGTGACACTCTCAAG GTCATGATATTGAGCCATGACCGTGAGAGAGGTCGAGTCAGCCTTTCTACAAAGAAGCTAGAGCCTACACCTGGTGACATGATTCGCAATCCAAAGCTTGTCTTTGAGAAG GCTGAAGAGATGGCCCAGACATTCAGGCAGAGAATTGCCCAAGCTGAAGCCATGGCCCGTGCAGATATGCTGAGGTTCCAGCCTGag AGTGGATTGACCCTCAACTCGGACGGGATTTTAGGCCCCCTGACCTCTGAACTACCTGAGGATGGACTGGATTTGAGTGAGATTCCGCCGGCTGAAGATTTATGA